Proteins found in one Herbiconiux sp. A18JL235 genomic segment:
- a CDS encoding sigma-70 family RNA polymerase sigma factor, producing the protein MSRTLATAPLETDDAEPQARLADIRGASEDPVKDYLRQIGRTALLTAEDEVDLGRRIEVGVLADAKLSETPVMDATLKRELQWLARDGQAAKRQLIQANLRLVVSIAKRYLERGLPFLDLIQEGNIGLVRAVEKFDYQAGFKFSTYGSWWIKQSINRALADSGRIIRIPVHTSEKISSITRMQRRLMIELGREATIDEVAAAVDLPPRKVQELIRHGRDTVSIHTPVGDDDAELGDLIEDTSQAQPFDAAAASLQHHDLSAALATLPPREARVVCMRFGLDGEDPMSFDQIGDVLGVSRERARQIQRRALSMLRNEALHDYLIA; encoded by the coding sequence ATGTCACGTACACTCGCCACGGCCCCTCTCGAGACCGACGACGCAGAGCCCCAGGCCCGTCTCGCCGACATCCGCGGGGCTTCCGAAGACCCGGTGAAGGACTACCTCCGCCAGATCGGTCGCACCGCCCTGCTGACCGCCGAGGACGAGGTCGATCTCGGTCGCCGCATCGAGGTCGGCGTGCTCGCCGACGCGAAGCTGAGCGAGACCCCCGTCATGGACGCGACGCTGAAGCGCGAGCTGCAGTGGCTGGCCCGCGACGGTCAGGCCGCGAAACGACAGCTCATCCAGGCCAATCTCCGCCTGGTCGTCTCGATCGCGAAGCGCTACCTCGAGCGCGGGCTGCCCTTCCTCGACCTGATCCAGGAAGGGAACATCGGCCTCGTGCGCGCGGTCGAGAAGTTCGACTACCAGGCCGGCTTCAAGTTCTCGACCTACGGCTCGTGGTGGATCAAGCAGTCCATCAACCGCGCTCTCGCCGATAGCGGTCGCATCATCCGCATCCCGGTGCACACCTCGGAGAAGATCTCATCCATCACCCGCATGCAGCGCCGTCTCATGATCGAGCTCGGCCGCGAGGCGACGATCGACGAGGTCGCCGCCGCGGTCGACCTGCCGCCCCGCAAGGTGCAGGAGCTCATCCGTCACGGTCGCGACACGGTCTCCATCCACACGCCCGTCGGCGACGACGACGCCGAGCTGGGCGACCTCATCGAAGACACCTCGCAGGCCCAGCCCTTCGACGCTGCCGCTGCCTCGCTGCAGCATCACGACCTCTCGGCTGCGCTCGCCACCCTGCCCCCCCGCGAGGCCCGTGTGGTGTGCATGCGCTTCGGTCTCGACGGCGAAGACCCCATGTCGTTCGACCAGATCGGCGACGTGCTGGGGGTCTCGCGCGAGCGGGCCCGCCAGATCCAGCGCCGGGCGCTGAGCATGCTCCGCAACGAGGCACTGCACGACTACCTGATCGCCTGA
- a CDS encoding YcnI family protein translates to MTKTSIARASGVAAALLAGGALALAAPLAASAHVRVNPAQAVAGSYTTLTFKVPNESATASTTSVTVDLPTGTPFTSVSYQPVPGWTTEVVTGDLPEPVTSGSATLTEAPVSVTWTAVDGVGIADGQFQEFPISVGPVPDVGSIALPAHQSYSDGSVVDWDEPAPASGEEPESPAPVLYVNDAPPSDGHGHDQAAVSATAGAGAETGGSGSAPAAGGGEDAAAGDAAAVASVSLGLGIGAIVLAAAALVVVAIGAARGSRAARGSSAARVDDAEAAQR, encoded by the coding sequence ATGACCAAGACCTCCATCGCGCGCGCCTCCGGCGTCGCTGCTGCACTCCTCGCGGGGGGCGCCCTCGCCCTCGCCGCACCCCTCGCCGCCTCCGCCCACGTGCGCGTGAATCCCGCCCAGGCGGTGGCCGGCTCGTACACCACCCTCACCTTCAAGGTTCCCAACGAGTCGGCGACCGCGTCGACCACTTCGGTCACCGTCGACCTGCCGACCGGCACGCCGTTCACGAGCGTGAGCTATCAGCCGGTGCCCGGGTGGACCACCGAGGTCGTCACCGGCGACCTCCCCGAACCGGTCACCTCGGGGTCGGCGACCCTCACCGAGGCGCCCGTCTCGGTGACCTGGACGGCTGTCGACGGTGTCGGCATCGCCGACGGCCAGTTCCAGGAGTTCCCGATCTCGGTCGGGCCCGTGCCCGACGTGGGGAGCATCGCGCTACCCGCCCACCAGAGCTACTCCGACGGCAGCGTCGTCGATTGGGACGAGCCGGCCCCGGCCTCGGGGGAGGAACCCGAGAGCCCGGCACCTGTGCTCTACGTGAACGACGCTCCGCCGTCGGACGGACACGGGCATGACCAGGCGGCGGTGAGTGCCACCGCGGGCGCCGGGGCGGAGACCGGCGGCTCGGGGTCGGCCCCGGCCGCCGGGGGTGGAGAGGATGCCGCGGCCGGCGATGCGGCGGCGGTCGCGTCGGTCTCCCTCGGGCTCGGCATCGGCGCGATCGTGCTGGCGGCGGCGGCGCTCGTGGTGGTCGCCATCGGCGCAGCACGGGGCTCGCGTGCCGCGCGGGGCTCGAGTGCAGCGCGGGTCGACGACGCCGAGGCGGCGCAGCGATGA
- a CDS encoding SGNH/GDSL hydrolase family protein, with protein sequence MSRPRRDRTRLLLIVTSVAAVVSLVVAAFALGSLNAAAPTIAPARVQEAGAARADAAGRVEAKQVGAPARVADYSFGHTLNRVETGGGAEFEASMRLPFELAVDATAFRVHVRNWQFNTEQSIDSPVTLTGVYVGEHRIDGPDGQTGEFGTAPVEVGGTANLAREGFVSGWIDPGTQLVAAHTPYLLSIGFTAPAGATLATNPGLSWLATGVGASTDAAAIGTPRAERSADLSYFDVWIEYEFAGDAPVLLSIGHSLNAPGTLSPAEHPTRGEQTAWPQQWAISNDAVAVSLAAPGSLSSLFAGGSELWQQYGDDLEPDIVTVWAASNDIARGRQLADIQNDWGAVVTRVRTLWPDATVYAMTEPPRALSGAEESTRLAWNAWLSTLPYGIDRVVDADFLLRDPQQPDRLRSDVDADGIHFTARGHSLIAAQIPAPRHAR encoded by the coding sequence ATGAGCAGACCCCGACGTGATCGCACGCGCCTGCTGCTCATCGTCACCTCGGTGGCCGCGGTCGTCTCGCTGGTCGTTGCCGCCTTCGCCCTCGGCTCGCTGAATGCCGCCGCACCCACGATCGCGCCCGCTCGGGTGCAGGAGGCCGGCGCAGCCCGAGCCGACGCTGCCGGTCGTGTCGAGGCCAAGCAGGTGGGCGCCCCGGCCCGAGTCGCCGATTACAGCTTCGGGCACACCCTGAACCGCGTCGAGACCGGTGGGGGAGCGGAGTTCGAGGCGTCGATGCGGCTGCCGTTCGAGCTCGCCGTCGACGCGACGGCGTTCCGGGTGCACGTGCGCAACTGGCAGTTCAACACCGAGCAGAGCATCGACTCACCCGTCACCCTCACCGGCGTCTACGTGGGGGAGCACCGCATCGACGGGCCCGACGGGCAGACCGGCGAGTTCGGCACCGCCCCCGTCGAGGTGGGCGGTACGGCCAACCTGGCCCGGGAGGGCTTCGTCTCGGGATGGATCGACCCCGGCACCCAGCTCGTCGCCGCGCACACGCCCTACCTGCTCTCGATCGGATTCACCGCGCCCGCGGGCGCGACGCTCGCCACCAACCCCGGCCTGTCCTGGCTCGCCACCGGAGTCGGGGCGTCGACCGACGCGGCCGCCATCGGCACCCCGCGCGCCGAGCGCAGCGCCGACCTCAGCTACTTCGACGTGTGGATCGAGTACGAGTTCGCTGGCGACGCCCCCGTGCTTCTCAGCATCGGCCACTCGCTGAACGCACCGGGGACGCTCTCGCCCGCCGAGCATCCGACCCGCGGCGAGCAGACGGCGTGGCCGCAGCAGTGGGCGATCTCGAACGACGCCGTGGCCGTGTCGCTCGCGGCGCCCGGGTCGCTGAGCTCGCTGTTCGCAGGCGGCTCGGAGCTGTGGCAGCAGTACGGCGACGACCTCGAGCCCGACATCGTGACGGTGTGGGCCGCCTCGAACGACATCGCACGGGGGCGGCAGCTCGCCGACATCCAGAACGACTGGGGAGCGGTCGTGACGCGGGTGCGCACGCTGTGGCCCGACGCCACGGTCTACGCCATGACGGAGCCGCCGCGCGCGCTGAGCGGGGCCGAGGAGAGCACGCGTCTGGCCTGGAACGCCTGGCTCTCCACGCTGCCGTACGGCATCGACCGTGTCGTCGACGCCGACTTCCTGCTGCGCGACCCGCAGCAGCCCGACCGGCTGCGCAGCGACGTCGACGCCGACGGCATCCACTTCACCGCCCGCGGCCACTCCCTGATCGCGGCGCAGATCCCGGCGCCCCGCCACGCACGGTGA
- a CDS encoding CrcB family protein — translation MDDRVDDPRASLPIDSDADDATPGLPATPVVRASRPAYLHPGHLALVLVGGALGTALREAVTLVVQPIGSFPVAIFGINIVGAFVLAALALRGPDEGIRRHLRLFVGTGVLGGFTTYSALSADSASMLSQGGFAIALVYGLATVIVGGLASGGGILLGSVLGRRRAPGDRAGRSR, via the coding sequence ATGGATGACCGTGTCGACGACCCCCGCGCGTCGCTGCCGATCGACAGCGACGCCGACGACGCCACTCCCGGGTTGCCCGCGACGCCGGTGGTGCGTGCGTCACGCCCCGCCTACCTCCACCCGGGGCACCTCGCGCTCGTGCTGGTGGGCGGTGCCCTCGGTACCGCCCTCCGGGAGGCGGTCACCCTCGTGGTGCAGCCCATCGGGTCGTTCCCCGTCGCCATCTTCGGCATCAACATCGTCGGGGCGTTCGTGCTCGCGGCCCTCGCGCTGCGCGGCCCCGACGAGGGGATCCGACGTCACCTGCGGCTGTTCGTGGGCACGGGAGTGCTCGGGGGGTTCACCACGTACTCCGCGCTGTCTGCCGACAGCGCCTCGATGCTCAGCCAGGGCGGGTTCGCCATCGCGCTGGTGTACGGGCTCGCGACCGTGATCGTGGGCGGGCTGGCGAGCGGGGGCGGCATCCTCCTCGGATCCGTGCTGGGGCGACGCAGAGCGCCGGGCGACCGGGCGGGGAGGTCGCGATGA
- a CDS encoding MFS transporter, which yields MTVPTSLESAAAAAGGRRPKRSHVLAWGLWDWGSASFNAVITTFVFTVYLTSDSFGGETTTSAQLGVAMTIAGIVVAVLAPVTGQRSDRGGRRKLWLAVNTYIVVALSALMFFVAPEQGYLWLGLFLLAAGTVFFEFASVNYNAMIAQVSTPKTVGKVSGFGWGMGYVGGIVLLLFVYFGFINPIGGTALFGVPDSDALPIRVTVLVSAIWFALFALPVLLAVPEYHAPKATAEGHGKKRTGFFASYGILFRDVKALFRESRETVYFLLASAVFRDGLTGVFTFGGVLAAGSFGFSSGEVIVFAIAANIVAGASTILVGLLDDRFGAKPVMVASLIGLLVCAAFVFALHDGGQIVFWTFGLALCAFVGPAQSASRSFLARRIPEGRDGEIFGLYATTGKAATFLSPALFTLFIGLGAAVVGPGVNVQYWGILGIALVLLVGLLLLIPVRSRPR from the coding sequence ATGACCGTCCCCACCAGTCTCGAATCGGCAGCGGCTGCGGCGGGCGGGCGACGACCGAAGCGGTCGCACGTTCTGGCGTGGGGTCTGTGGGACTGGGGGTCCGCATCCTTCAACGCCGTCATCACGACGTTCGTGTTCACGGTGTATCTCACCAGCGACTCGTTCGGGGGCGAGACCACCACCTCGGCGCAGCTCGGAGTCGCGATGACCATCGCCGGGATCGTCGTCGCGGTGCTGGCACCGGTCACGGGTCAGCGCTCCGACCGGGGCGGGCGGCGCAAGCTCTGGCTCGCCGTCAACACCTACATCGTGGTGGCCCTCAGCGCCCTCATGTTCTTCGTGGCGCCCGAGCAGGGCTACCTGTGGTTGGGGCTGTTCCTGCTGGCGGCGGGCACCGTGTTCTTCGAGTTCGCGAGCGTGAACTACAACGCCATGATCGCGCAGGTCTCGACACCGAAGACCGTCGGGAAGGTCTCGGGCTTCGGCTGGGGGATGGGCTACGTGGGCGGCATCGTGCTGCTGCTGTTCGTCTACTTCGGGTTCATCAACCCGATCGGCGGCACCGCGTTGTTCGGCGTACCCGACAGCGACGCGCTGCCCATCAGGGTGACGGTGCTGGTGTCTGCGATCTGGTTCGCGTTGTTCGCGCTGCCGGTGCTGCTCGCGGTACCGGAGTACCACGCCCCTAAGGCGACAGCAGAGGGGCACGGAAAGAAGCGGACGGGGTTCTTCGCGAGCTACGGCATCCTCTTCCGCGACGTGAAGGCGCTGTTCCGCGAGAGCCGGGAGACGGTGTACTTCCTGCTCGCGAGCGCCGTGTTCCGTGACGGGCTCACCGGGGTGTTCACCTTCGGCGGCGTGCTGGCCGCCGGCTCGTTCGGGTTCAGCTCGGGCGAGGTCATCGTGTTCGCGATCGCGGCGAACATCGTCGCAGGAGCGTCGACGATCCTGGTCGGGCTCCTCGACGACCGCTTCGGGGCCAAGCCCGTCATGGTCGCGTCGCTCATCGGCCTCCTGGTCTGCGCGGCGTTCGTGTTCGCACTGCACGACGGCGGCCAGATCGTGTTCTGGACCTTCGGGCTCGCCCTCTGCGCCTTCGTCGGCCCCGCGCAATCGGCGAGCCGATCGTTCCTGGCCCGGCGCATCCCCGAGGGCCGCGACGGCGAGATCTTCGGGCTCTACGCCACCACGGGCAAGGCGGCGACCTTCCTCTCCCCCGCCCTGTTCACCCTCTTCATCGGTCTCGGCGCCGCCGTCGTCGGCCCCGGGGTGAACGTGCAGTACTGGGGCATCCTCGGCATCGCCCTGGTGCTCCTCGTCGGCCTGCTCCTCCTCATCCCTGTGCGCTCCCGCCCCCGCTGA
- the crcB gene encoding fluoride efflux transporter CrcB has product MTPLLMLALSAAGGLGAVVRFVLDGVIKRLVPSTFPVGVMVINVTGSFLLGLLTGFVLSGTVSHELLLVLGTGFLGGYTTFSTASFETVRLLQTRRYGAALVNGLGMLVLAVAVAYLGLYLGTLAR; this is encoded by the coding sequence GTGACGCCGCTGCTCATGCTCGCCCTCTCAGCGGCCGGCGGCCTCGGCGCCGTGGTGCGCTTCGTGCTCGACGGCGTGATCAAGCGCCTTGTGCCGTCGACCTTTCCGGTGGGAGTCATGGTCATCAACGTGACCGGGTCGTTCCTCCTCGGCCTGCTCACCGGATTCGTGCTCTCCGGCACGGTGTCGCACGAGCTGCTCCTCGTCCTCGGCACCGGGTTCCTCGGCGGCTACACGACCTTCAGCACCGCGAGCTTCGAGACGGTGCGCCTTCTCCAGACCCGCCGCTACGGCGCCGCCCTCGTCAACGGCCTCGGCATGCTCGTGCTCGCCGTCGCCGTCGCCTACCTCGGCCTCTACCTCGGCACCCTCGCGCGCTGA
- a CDS encoding lycopene cyclase domain-containing protein, which produces MTYWSLNALFLAPVLVVLIVAAVVVRRRPSAARRGTLAAFGATLGLLLVLTALFDNVMIAVGLVGYDEGLISGAFIGIAPLEDFAYAIAAVLLLPSLWLLLGARDERGRDR; this is translated from the coding sequence GTGACCTACTGGAGTCTCAACGCCCTCTTCCTCGCACCAGTACTGGTCGTGCTGATCGTCGCCGCGGTGGTCGTGCGCCGGCGGCCGAGTGCTGCCCGCCGCGGCACCCTCGCCGCCTTCGGGGCGACGCTCGGCCTCCTGCTCGTGCTCACCGCACTGTTCGACAACGTGATGATCGCCGTGGGTCTCGTCGGCTACGACGAGGGTCTGATCTCGGGGGCGTTCATCGGCATCGCTCCGCTCGAGGACTTCGCCTACGCGATCGCGGCGGTTCTGCTGCTGCCCTCGCTCTGGCTGCTGCTCGGCGCCCGCGACGAGAGGGGGCGAGACCGGTGA
- a CDS encoding prenyltransferase produces the protein MIRTLLLSSRPLSWVNTAFPFAAGYLLTTREIDLVFVLGTLYFLVPYNLAMYGINDVFDYESDLRNPRKGGVEGAVLDRSLHRTTLWAVVVTNVPFLVFLVVVGSPLSWAVLAVSVFAVIAYSAPGLRFKERPFLDSLTSSTHFVSPAVYGLALAGAVFTPGLYALLGAYFLWGIASHAFGAVQDIVADREGGIGSVATVVGGKATVRMAFAAYILSGLLLLLTPWPGPLAAVLALPYAVSILPYWSISDADAERANAGWHRFLWLNYVAGFLVTLLLIWQWLLTMEG, from the coding sequence GTGATCCGCACCCTCCTGCTCTCGTCGCGACCGCTGTCGTGGGTCAACACCGCCTTCCCGTTCGCCGCCGGCTACCTCCTCACCACCCGCGAGATCGACCTCGTCTTCGTGCTCGGCACGCTGTACTTCCTGGTGCCCTACAACCTCGCCATGTACGGCATCAACGACGTGTTCGACTACGAGTCCGACCTCCGCAACCCGCGCAAGGGCGGCGTGGAGGGCGCCGTGCTCGACCGGTCGCTCCACCGCACGACGCTCTGGGCCGTCGTCGTCACGAACGTGCCGTTCCTGGTCTTCCTCGTCGTCGTCGGGTCGCCGCTGTCGTGGGCGGTGCTCGCGGTGAGCGTCTTCGCCGTCATCGCGTACAGCGCACCCGGCCTCAGGTTCAAGGAGCGACCCTTCCTCGACTCGCTCACGTCGAGCACCCACTTCGTGAGCCCGGCGGTCTACGGGCTCGCCCTCGCGGGAGCCGTGTTCACGCCGGGCCTGTATGCGCTGCTCGGCGCCTACTTCCTCTGGGGCATCGCCAGTCACGCCTTCGGCGCCGTGCAGGACATCGTCGCCGACCGCGAGGGCGGCATCGGCTCCGTCGCCACCGTGGTGGGCGGCAAGGCGACCGTACGCATGGCCTTCGCGGCATACATCCTCTCGGGGCTGCTGTTGCTGCTGACCCCGTGGCCCGGGCCCCTCGCGGCGGTGCTCGCCCTGCCCTATGCGGTGAGCATCCTGCCCTACTGGTCGATCTCCGACGCCGACGCCGAGCGCGCCAATGCCGGCTGGCACCGCTTCCTGTGGCTCAACTACGTGGCGGGGTTCCTCGTCACGCTCTTGCTCATCTGGCAGTGGTTGCTCACCATGGAGGGATGA
- a CDS encoding lycopene cyclase domain-containing protein, with product MGILYLAALLVSLTGMVVLDRRFRLFFFHRPRRAAVVLVVGVAFFVLWDLAGIGLGIFFRGETEFMTGLQVAPELPVEELFFLTLLCYLTMNVFAGARRLIGRSTA from the coding sequence ATGGGCATCCTGTATCTGGCGGCGCTCCTGGTCTCGCTCACCGGCATGGTGGTGCTCGACCGTCGCTTCCGGCTGTTCTTCTTCCACCGGCCCCGGCGCGCAGCCGTGGTGCTCGTGGTGGGGGTCGCCTTCTTCGTGCTGTGGGACCTCGCGGGCATCGGCCTCGGCATCTTCTTCCGCGGCGAGACGGAGTTCATGACGGGGCTCCAGGTGGCCCCTGAGCTCCCGGTGGAGGAACTGTTCTTCCTCACGTTGCTCTGCTACCTCACCATGAACGTGTTCGCCGGCGCCCGACGCCTGATCGGGCGGTCGACCGCGTGA
- a CDS encoding copper resistance protein CopC, whose product MSVTTTSTARGGRPDAVRRARGARRDLARRRVLLVAALSAAAAVVTSVLGLGWGAGFVGGVAPASAHDFLVSTSPAADTTVTDPLAEVSLTFNEPPLTDLQAGIAVEVRDATGATASGALTIVNATLSVPFTPTATGGYTVVWQTVSSDGHPVSGEYGFDYQGPVSAGGESTGGQPAGPSTAASESPAAGEGATSPASPAASAPASETPAAGAASNGAGDRGGVQLPLVLAAAVGSLLVVGAVVVGIVLTMRRRRA is encoded by the coding sequence ATGAGCGTCACGACGACGTCGACCGCACGGGGTGGTCGTCCCGATGCCGTGCGGCGGGCCCGCGGCGCGCGCCGCGACCTGGCGCGCAGGAGGGTACTGCTCGTCGCGGCCCTCTCGGCGGCAGCGGCAGTGGTGACCTCGGTGCTGGGGCTCGGCTGGGGAGCGGGGTTCGTCGGGGGAGTGGCGCCGGCGTCGGCTCACGACTTCCTGGTGTCGACCTCGCCCGCCGCCGACACGACGGTGACCGATCCTCTCGCCGAGGTGTCCCTCACCTTCAATGAACCGCCGCTCACCGACCTCCAGGCGGGCATCGCCGTCGAGGTGCGCGACGCCACGGGCGCCACCGCATCCGGAGCTCTGACGATCGTGAACGCCACCCTGAGCGTGCCGTTCACGCCGACGGCGACCGGTGGGTACACGGTGGTGTGGCAGACGGTCTCGTCAGACGGGCATCCGGTGTCGGGGGAGTACGGCTTCGACTACCAGGGGCCCGTGTCGGCGGGCGGGGAGTCGACGGGCGGGCAGCCGGCGGGGCCGTCGACCGCGGCTTCCGAGTCGCCTGCCGCGGGCGAGGGCGCGACCTCGCCCGCATCGCCTGCCGCCTCCGCGCCCGCATCCGAGACGCCCGCCGCTGGCGCCGCGTCGAACGGCGCGGGCGATCGAGGCGGGGTGCAGCTGCCCCTCGTGCTCGCTGCCGCGGTGGGCTCGCTCCTCGTGGTCGGAGCCGTCGTCGTGGGGATCGTGCTGACGATGCGACGTCGCCGCGCCTGA
- a CDS encoding APC family permease, translating into MTAVPPPTPSPSLERRLGLADAVFIGLGAMIGAGVFSVFAPAAASAGSAAALLGALALAAVVAYCNATSTAQLAARYPTAGGSYVYGRERLGEWWGFAAGWSFVIGKTASCAAMALTFAVYALPAGAEAFERPLAALAVAALVCVNLFGITRTALAARVIVVAVLAVLAVVVASGVTDALAGSAGGAGGAGGSAAIPAAALSDVTPYGIVQAAGLIFFAFAGYARIATLGEEVKSPERTIPRAVTVAFVIALAVYLAIATATVTALGADGLASAADPLVQVVQANGWEWAVPVVGVGAALASLGALLALVTGVGRTALAMGRRGDLPRALGVVDARRSVPRRAELAVGVVIVALVLAVDLRGVIAFSSFGVLLYYFVANVSAFGQPRTERRSPRVVQLVGAAGCVVLVAALPPSAVVAGVIVLAVGFGYRGLRLSRERRRGRSAAR; encoded by the coding sequence GTGACCGCTGTTCCCCCGCCTACGCCGTCGCCGTCCCTCGAGCGTCGGCTCGGGCTCGCCGACGCCGTGTTCATCGGCCTGGGCGCCATGATCGGCGCGGGCGTGTTCTCCGTCTTCGCCCCCGCGGCGGCTTCGGCGGGGAGCGCGGCAGCCCTGCTCGGGGCGCTCGCCCTCGCCGCCGTAGTGGCCTACTGCAACGCGACCTCCACGGCGCAGCTCGCAGCGCGCTACCCGACGGCGGGCGGCAGCTACGTCTACGGCCGCGAACGGCTGGGGGAGTGGTGGGGCTTCGCCGCGGGGTGGAGCTTCGTCATCGGCAAGACGGCGAGCTGCGCCGCCATGGCGCTCACCTTCGCCGTCTACGCGCTGCCGGCGGGCGCCGAGGCGTTCGAGCGACCGCTTGCCGCGCTCGCGGTCGCCGCCCTGGTGTGCGTGAACCTGTTCGGAATCACCCGCACCGCGCTGGCTGCCCGGGTGATCGTGGTGGCGGTGCTGGCCGTGCTCGCCGTCGTCGTGGCATCGGGGGTGACGGATGCGCTGGCCGGCTCGGCCGGAGGGGCCGGCGGCGCGGGCGGCTCGGCGGCGATCCCTGCGGCGGCCCTCTCAGACGTGACGCCCTACGGCATCGTCCAGGCCGCGGGGCTGATCTTCTTCGCCTTCGCCGGGTACGCCCGCATCGCCACCCTCGGCGAGGAGGTCAAGAGTCCAGAACGCACCATTCCCCGGGCCGTGACGGTGGCCTTCGTCATCGCGCTGGCCGTCTACCTTGCCATCGCCACCGCAACTGTGACCGCCCTGGGCGCCGACGGGCTCGCCTCGGCGGCCGATCCCCTCGTGCAGGTGGTGCAGGCGAACGGGTGGGAGTGGGCCGTGCCGGTGGTCGGGGTGGGCGCCGCGCTCGCCTCGCTCGGCGCGCTCCTGGCGCTCGTCACGGGCGTCGGCCGCACCGCCCTCGCGATGGGGCGGCGGGGCGACCTGCCGAGGGCACTCGGCGTGGTGGATGCGCGGCGGAGCGTTCCGCGCCGCGCCGAGCTGGCGGTCGGTGTGGTCATCGTGGCGCTGGTGCTCGCGGTCGACCTGCGCGGGGTGATCGCGTTCTCGTCGTTCGGCGTGCTGCTGTACTACTTCGTCGCCAATGTGTCGGCGTTCGGGCAGCCGCGCACCGAGAGGCGCTCGCCGCGCGTCGTGCAGCTGGTCGGTGCGGCCGGGTGCGTGGTGCTGGTCGCCGCGCTGCCGCCCTCGGCGGTGGTGGCGGGGGTGATCGTGCTGGCCGTGGGGTTCGGGTACCGCGGCCTCCGGCTGTCGCGCGAGCGGCGTCGGGGCCGCAGCGCCGCGCGGTGA
- a CDS encoding S1C family serine protease codes for MNDHPAPAPSADRPAVVIAHTIDGPVVVPQIESAASGRPPRRDRRASARARRRRAGIVAGVAAAVLIVSAGSGGAAFAVGQVTSAVVAGSSQASVVDDWGAAVDGSVSGVVPGSGFDPSASGPASGGSSLPLGGSGTYGYGSGTQAGSGTTTDAVAASTAQTAGVVTIVSDLSYQGAASAGTGVILTSDGLILTNNHVVEGSTAIEVTDELTGASYAATVVGTDATHDIALLQLDGASGLTTAQLGDSDSVAVGDTVTAIGNAEGTGDLVAASGTVSALDQTITTQSESGIEGETLEGLIQVDADIVSGDSGGPLVNASGEVVGIDTAASSGSVEITGFAIPLSDALDIVSQIGAGVDTEYIEIGYPGFLGISVAQDAPSSTAPSSRMRGTTGSTGSGTSGASGSTSTSGATVAGVIEGTPAVSAGLAAGDVITAVNGQSVASAAALTALLGSMEPGEQVALTWTTASGTTSTATVTLTQGPAA; via the coding sequence ATGAACGACCACCCCGCCCCCGCCCCCTCCGCCGACCGCCCGGCCGTCGTGATCGCCCACACCATCGACGGCCCGGTCGTCGTCCCCCAGATCGAGAGTGCAGCATCCGGGCGCCCACCGCGCCGCGACCGTCGGGCATCCGCCCGCGCACGTCGTCGCCGCGCCGGCATCGTCGCCGGAGTAGCCGCAGCCGTCCTCATCGTGAGCGCGGGCTCAGGGGGCGCCGCGTTCGCCGTCGGCCAGGTGACCTCGGCGGTTGTCGCGGGGTCGTCGCAGGCATCGGTCGTCGACGACTGGGGCGCAGCCGTCGACGGGTCGGTCTCCGGCGTCGTTCCCGGCAGCGGGTTCGATCCCAGCGCTTCCGGCCCGGCATCCGGTGGTTCGTCCCTCCCGCTCGGCGGCTCGGGCACCTACGGCTACGGCTCCGGCACGCAGGCCGGCTCCGGCACCACGACGGATGCGGTCGCCGCCAGCACCGCCCAGACCGCGGGCGTCGTCACCATCGTCTCCGACCTGAGCTACCAGGGCGCCGCCTCGGCGGGCACGGGCGTCATCCTGACCTCTGACGGACTCATCCTCACCAACAACCACGTCGTCGAAGGCTCGACCGCCATCGAGGTCACCGACGAGCTCACGGGCGCGAGCTACGCCGCGACCGTCGTCGGCACCGACGCCACCCACGACATCGCGCTGCTGCAGCTCGACGGAGCCTCGGGGCTGACCACCGCGCAGCTCGGCGACAGCGACTCGGTCGCCGTGGGCGACACGGTGACCGCGATCGGCAACGCGGAGGGCACGGGCGACCTGGTCGCCGCCTCCGGCACCGTCAGTGCCCTCGACCAGACCATCACCACCCAGAGCGAGTCGGGCATCGAGGGGGAGACCCTCGAGGGGCTCATCCAGGTCGACGCCGACATCGTGTCGGGCGACTCGGGCGGGCCGCTCGTGAACGCGAGCGGTGAGGTCGTCGGCATCGACACCGCGGCATCGTCGGGCAGCGTCGAGATCACCGGCTTCGCCATCCCCCTCTCCGACGCGCTCGACATCGTGAGCCAGATCGGGGCCGGCGTCGACACCGAGTACATCGAGATCGGCTACCCCGGTTTCCTCGGCATCTCGGTGGCCCAGGATGCGCCGTCGAGCACCGCCCCGTCGTCACGGATGCGCGGCACCACCGGCAGCACCGGCTCCGGCACCAGCGGCGCCAGCGGCTCCACCTCCACCTCCGGCGCGACCGTCGCGGGCGTCATCGAGGGCACCCCCGCCGTCTCGGCCGGCCTCGCCGCGGGCGACGTCATCACCGCCGTCAACGGCCAGTCCGTCGCCTCCGCCGCCGCCCTGACCGCACTCCTCGGCTCCATGGAACCCGGCGAGCAGGTCGCCCTCACCTGGACCACCGCCTCCGGCACCACCTCCACCGCCACCGTCACCCTTACCCAGGGCCCCGCCGCCTGA